AATCAGAAATATGTATTCAAGAATTTGTAAACTATCTAGAATTTCTCATAGATACCTGATATAAGCTTATTTTTAACCTTGCATATGAAGAACACATTACAAACGGGTTACGTaggaaataaagattaaaaaaattaaatcctcCCACCCaaccgattaaaaaaaaacccatctgAATGAAAATCTACTAATTAATTTCAGGTGGCCTTATTATGAATACGCCTTGATGGGAGACTGGTAGATTTGAAATCTCAATGTCACTGATTGTACAGAGAGAGGTTATTGAAAAATAGATTGTAACGAATTTCaattacacatttatataaatgtttaccATTTGCAACCGGATCAATGATACTAGCTCTATCAACATGCATAAAAAACCCGAAATGATGTATCTCGCAACTGCAAACTTATGTAGGATGACCACAAAAAGAGACAAAATAATGAGAAAACATCGAGTTAAACAAACATCATCGGTATGGAATATTTCAATTTCTGCATGATTTCTTTTCATAGATAATGAACACCGATGCTCAAATAGGTCCAAATCATCTACACCTACCAGCGCAATCAGATTTACCCATATCACGAATAAGAGCACTTCAAAAACTGGGTGGACTACAGATCAGTCTAGGTGTAATATGTGGAATCCTTGGTATTGTTGGAGCTATTTTAAGTACCACCGACATGGACAGTGATTGCAAAAAATATAACCACTACAACAGCTACTATAATTGTGGAAATGCACACACTATCTTTGTACTGAATTTGATTGACATGGCTTTTTCTGGTTGGGTAAGTTACTTAGAAATCATATTGCTTTTAAATAACACATATGATTAGCTCTCATCATATATTTAAACCtattgtgttacattttaaaaatgtcacgGTAAGTTTATGATTATATTAACTTTATCGTATATTGTTGTAAAAGTTCGATAAGGAACAAAACCCAAATTGCGAGGTTTCAGAGGTCATTCACTTCATTTATAATTCCAATGGTGTGTGTTATTTCTCTTGTGAACATCATGTCAATTGAAAGGACGTATTTTCTAGTGTCTTTGATTTAACATGTCTATTTAAACATACAAGTACATGCATACCGAAAGCTTGGGCTCTTACACTTAAAATAAGCTAGAATATATTATCTAAAAGGTAGCAATagattataatatttgaatatcaaaatagtcacaattttgtgatttattacATGTCGTATTGATTATCGTATTAATCATTTCATAAGTGCAATGTTACTTTAAAATCGTTACCTAAAATAATATCGAGTTAACCTCACGTAAACAAAATTTTAGGAAGCATTTCAGCTTATCCTATGGACAATACAGTGCTCATTCTttagatttttgtgttttgttgtgTACCTCTCTTTTAGTTCTTATCCACggcgttgttagtttgttttcgacttatgcGTTTGAATCTCCCTTCGGTATCGTTCGTCTCTTTTTTACAGTCATTAATGTAGATAAATACTATACTAGCATACCAAGATTACAAATTCTAATAAGTTTGTACATATAACTTCCACTGACGCAAAGTCCCATATGTAGAAGAAAATTTGCCAAATGAACTCTTCAACGATACCCGGCTTATAACTGTGCACACCGGACAaatgtttcgtctacaaaagacgaAATAGTGCTGCTCGAATAAAAGCAATTTAGAGTCCAAATAAagcacaaagttgaagaacattaaGTACTCTTAATTCTGACTTTTTTTGCCAAAACGAGCTAAGGTTATATATTTATGGGTTGGAAAATCAAACAGCTACTGATAAAAAAGCTGTTAACAGTGATAAGTTCAAACAATGtaatatattaataattaaacacaaaaaaagtaaTCTGCATTTTGTCGTGATTGTCTCGAGTTATTGATTCACGATGCTGAGGTtgtgcagttttttttattcattttagtGTTCCTTTTATTTTCCTTCGTGCTATTATGTTTCTGTTGGTCTTATGAATTTTGAAGAGACTCGGTATTTATGTATCCTgctatcgttttttttttattactttggCATCCCTGATAAGTCTTGAGGAACGAATCGGACGCACGAGGTTACAGTGTTGTTCCATTTTGTTTAtccttgtatttatattttacgcAATTCGTACTTTATCTACAACGTGTATATTATAGTGATTTATGTTAACACAATTTGGGCTGCTGAATCTCAATTAGTATcatatttacctattatgtctgtttaggtTGTTTTAACAACCATTTTCCTCGGAAAATGCATGCACCAAGTAAGACATATGACCGTTGTTTTTCCCTAGGTTCTTTATATACTGACCTTCAGTTGGTTGTTTTTGGGCTGTTTTGTTTTtgggagtttggtatttttgttagattttttaGTTCATATAAAACTATCAATATATCTTACTATACTAAATTAATGCATTTACAACTCACATTGAACTTTTTATCACATAATGTGacactatatatatactgtTGATTAGGCTGTTCAACTGTTGGTGGAGTGTTTGAATGTCTTCATTGTCTTGGTAAGCTACGTATACAGCACAACCCTCTGAAGCTGTCTCAATTAATAGTTACGCTTACAGTTTCGATAGTACACTAACATATATTTTTGCAGAAcatgttgtgttttttcttttcgtTAAAATGTCCTTTTTAGTAGTGGAATTGTAAATATACCTATTGTAGTCATTACAATcgatacaaaattttaatcctggtatctatgatgagtttattcctTATTTATACTTAAACATTTTGGCAATATGGGATGTTGTAAGGCATTTGAAGGTAAAAAGACTAACATTTTTCATATAGGGACCAGACCtgtcaaaatattgataatactGATAAACAGCTCTTTTACCacgatacatatatatatggctAGTATGAAGTTAAACATaaagtgaaaaaataattcatcCCGAGCATCAGtgaaatctttatttaaaatgtgttttatttattgataatggTGCGATGCACTCATTCCTGCAACAATGTCCGATATAGATTGCcatttatacaattataatcaatgtttgtataaatatgaaAGCAAGCGTAAAAATGAGAAACATCAACGATCAGTTGCAGTATCTAATGATGAATTTAAATCTTTCGCTATCGTCATGATATAGGTTTGTTTTGGAAGAGATTAGATTATTACGATATGTTTTGAAGATAGATTGACATATGCATGGaaagaataaaaacataattcctCCACTcatgattaaaaataattagaaagGACCCTTGTAATTTCAATTAAGcaattgaatttgaaaacaatgtttTCGTTCtccttgaaaaaaaagaagataaaaggGGGACATATTCTTAACTAGAAATCGACGAAACACAGATAACATTATAaccatcaacaacaaaaatgcgAAACACAAACAGCATACCACAAAGCACTATTGTacaccaaaatttaaaatcaaacacaaCCTCATTCTTGATCTGGATCTCAGTTACTCAGGCAGGTATTCAAattacaatatcaaaatagtttgTCATAATTAATCAAAACAACTTCCTCGTTAAATGCTTTTCATGTAATTGTGGTTTCTAATCGTATGGTGCAAACCcttttcatttgaatattgAATGAGATTAAACTACTCAAAATGTCCGACACAAAATtgcagtaacatttttttttttttataattattatttttttgttctttggtTTCATGCAATAATATGAACGGTACAAATTTTATAGcgctttttaaaatgtaaaattgattTCCAGTTTTGCTATTGATAAAGGATCAATTTCACATTAGCATTTTACTACTAAAAAATCGGTAATGTTTAGCGCCGTCAGTAATTCCCGACATACTATAAGTGGATCTTTATTTGCGCCGTTTGTGAATTCGCGATTTGTGGCTGTACACAATTTAGCAAATGATTTAAAACGATGTTGTTATCATTTTAAACGTAAAGGTGTCTAACTGTCAAGAGTGTTGTTTATACAAGAATATAAATAATTGCCGCTTGTTTGAAAtagatttcattttatttcgATTGTCATGAGTTGGCAGATTTCAAATTGGTTTTTAACACTGCCTTTCATTCAgaagtaaaattttaatttgtgatATACATTTGTCATCTTAAAAACCCGTTTTTATAAATTGCCCCTGTACATAATCCTATTTGTCAAATTGGTATATGTTCATGGATGGTCTTAATTCTGTGAATCAATCAGATATCCATGAAATACTCGAGGAAGATTAGTTTTGGCGTTTTCATTCTTACCGCGACAATAGCGAAATAAAAACTGCAGCAAATATTTCCCTGTTAACAGTATAGCTAAAAAGGTAAATCAGTTCGACATCATAGGCTTTAAGGACTTTATATAATTGATCGAAAATTCTGCTCTCTATCTATTTTACTATGTGAATCTTCTTCAATTAAGGACAatacaaatgtttgtttttttcaaacgtAGAAAAGAAAAATCCTTTTCATATATAGATGGACGCAtttgggaaaatataaaatcgtcAAAAGAAAATGTTTCCAGAACAATATACATTAATTATGATGAAATAATTATGTAGAATATtcaagaaaaaagttttttttaaaactactaATAATTAGAGATTccctaaaaaatatatgttgcttTCACAGCAATTTTATCGTTTGTCggggaatattttttaaattataactttctataaatattgtggaataattttttttgattcaatttgcgtttaatttaaataatattcatCTATCTTCTCGggtttatacatttaaaaagtatatatatttcatacaaGCAGAGTACTTCTTTAATTCTCATTATTTATGAATGACTTTGATTTAACGGAAACGAAATAATCTCTGTTCACAATGGACACACACAAATAAcgataattttgaattctttcacgtcaaatttttttttggctcTGGTGACACATTTTAAAGattgaatgacaaaactattttatttattattatttcttttactgttaagtctgttttttgttatatcttctTTACGTGACTCTGCATTTATGTTTGCCGTCATATTTTGAACGAAAGAAttattttatgtctacctgtgcgaatttcaaacgcgcaattttacaccagtactgaAAACCTTCCATCCTTTATGGGAAGATTTtacaaagataaataaaatcgtataatataagcaaaatgaggatgttaaatttgatgtatgcctttgtgtgcttcttcgttacatttgttgtttttaaagtgattaagtgccagtctttgtaagaatcagacaatttaggtaaaaattacAACATGATTAGAAAAAACCCACCGAGCTAATCATGCCATTTAATACAAACCACCATTCTGAGTTAAAAAGTattagtctttcgtttgtgtgtgtctggtaatatcaaatgacttggttagaaaattggttagaataaaagcaaattacagagttatctccccttattcgttaatttctagtgcatttcaaccaaaatgtatcttctattaccagatctgaaaatggaaatgaatgttatttttgtgcaaaactacatattttgaattgaaatcaatgtcaaattgggtgggttttttttgtcatgtttttacCACTGtctgattcttaggcagactggcacttaagatgataacacaatgttgactgctgaaCCACTATTTTTGACTTTATTacttattgtgtctgtttgttttgttcacgcatcgttgaaattgtaatggaatttaatgcgactgtcatacaagtgagaggtttcgctagctataaaataaacccaggttcaatccaccattttcttcatgggaaaatgcctgtaccaagtcaggaatatgacagatgttttccattcgtttgatgtgtttgaacttttgattttgccatttgatttgggactttcctttttaagTTTTCCTCGGAGCTCAGTATTTTTgcgtttttactttttaatacgACATAAAACTGCCAAATGGTTCCGTTTATGAACTGCTGCTGATCAAAAATCATTCTCAGAAGGTAACAAAGGCCAAGAGCCTATATGAATACTTTCTTTCGCGTTTGGCCATTTCCATACAAGGCCATTTTGTGGAATTGAATTTCACGATTGTCAAATTTACTAGATGTATTAAAATTAGGAAAAGATCCAGGTTTTACATAGTCGCTACCATAATCAAAGCTACCCTTTGTTTTGGCTGTTTGATTTGCtctttttgattttcaattgaACCTACTGAAAAAAGGGCTTCTTCGTTTTTGTCTAACATAATCAACGCTAGCAATTGTTTTGGTTGTTCTGATTTGCtctttttgattttcaattgaACCTACTGAATAAAGGTATCCATAAATTATACAGTGGAACGGCAAAACCTAAGAGTTTATAAGTTTACAAGATATCAATTGCTAAATGCACAATGCCTATTGGATACACAAGTTTTTGTTATTAACTTTGTGATCTCCATGTTATGTAAAAAGATGTTATTGCTCTCGACAAAATATTGTCATGCATTACTACGATATTTCAAATGCTGCTTTTGTtccatcaaaattaaaaataatctaaCATTTACATTTGGTTTTTTCCCtcatctatttatttattttcagtttataCTTACAGGTTGTTTTCCACTATTTATGACAGAACAACGTAAATCTAGCTGGAAATGCTTAGTACGTACTTCTTATATTGGtagttaagtaaaaaaaaaaatctaaagttttaTAACGAAAGGATTAGTCTTTATGatctaaaaatacattttgaagaCCTTTGTTAAAATACCCATTATAAACAAGTCGCCACGATCACCGCTTTATTGTATCCCTTTCCTAACAAAGAAATTGTCGGTATTTCGTTTCTATAGTCCTGATGTATTATGATTTATTAACAGAATCTTATACACTAGCATGGTATGGTAGTATTACAGACTATCttgaaagtttaaattttctaataaatttCCATTGAAATACAGAATATATATAGTTCATCAGTCTGTTCGCAGAAATATTGTAGAAAGTTGTTGAATTTCGCTAAGATTCTAAATATGTTCTGTTTATCTaaggagaaaaaataaatatatgaaataaggAGACGTGGTATCAATGTTAGTGAGACAATTATACGACAGAGTTGAAATAACGTCGATTAAACAagtatatgtcaccgtacgtcCTTGACAAATGAACAAAAGTATTCCATCCCTTATTGTCGGCTAGAAAAGACCAACATTAActttgtatgtgtctgtcccaagtcaagagcctgaaattcagtggttgtcgtttgtttatgtgttacatatttgtttttcgttcattgttttttttacataaataaggccgttagttttctcgtttgaattgtttttacattgtcttattggggccttttatagctgacaatgcggtatgggctttgttcattgttgaaggccgtacggtgacctatatttgttaatgtttgtgtcatttgggtcttctgtgaatagttgtctctttggcaatcataccacatcttcctttttgcAAGTtgtaagaaatgaaaaaatatcttcaaacaCACAAAGCCATTGATCTCATTTATTTCCAAATAATAACCTTAATATATCACAAGAGACTTCAACGACAATGGACTTACTATTACTTTAAATAACTTTAGTTATCGGCAGTTATACCTATATTCTGTAATTTATATTTCTGGTTTAAAGATGTTCAATAAGATCAAATTAGTCtagtaatatattttaatttgtagaCCATTGCGTTTCTGGTTTGTAATATTATATCAGCAGTTGTGTTTTCATCCACTGTGTTTAGCTTGGCAATGGTCGGAATATCAATTGTGAGtattatgaaacaaaatgaagtagtccatttcatttcattatatCTAACACTGTCtttgacaaaacaaatgataaataacAGTGGTATATGCATAAATCAGACTAGTATGGTATTAAggtgtttttctattattttagtttttgtgtcaactagtacacatttttgtttaggggtcatattgttgatattttcgATATAAGAACAATGAAATTGCAGTTGATGGTATTCATTTTACGGTATTTGATGCACACATCGAAAAATAATGTCTTATGAATGGTGCGCGATGTCTAGATAATTGAAATTCATAAACcttataaaaacttaaaagagctgatatgataaaaacaaatgtacaaaCCAAACTCAACGAAGATACCTGGCTTGTAATTGAGTTCTTCAAATGCGGGTTTCGTCTTCCAAATGACTTATCAGTAACACTCGAATCAAAATGGTTAAAAGGccgaataaataaaaaagttgaacagcattgaggacaaaataTTCCGAAagattttgccaaatacatctaAGGTAATCTTCTTCTTGGGTAATAAATCCTTAACAATTTGAACAATTCACATTTTGTATCAGGAACAGGACaagttatacatgtaataagagTAAGAGAtgcttgttatatattttttagtattaatgttttctttttcttatcattgtaaattttataaaagcaaTACCGGTTTTTTAATATCGTACTAGAGTTATAAGCTAATGACTGGGCTTGGAAAATTTCTACAGTCTGTTTGTACATAAGCAGTGAAAAAATAGTATTGATAATAACATTACACAGTACCAATTAGACTGAAACagattaaatcaattaaaatcaaaGTTGGAACgctttgttttatttcactatttcttTGACTTATCATCTAAAAATTCTTTTCAGGCTGCTTTTGATAATAACACTGGAAGTACCGGAGGTGTTATTACAGTGTCTGCTTTCCTTGTTATATTGTCCTTCGTCGAATTTATCGTGGCCATTGTTGCTGCATCATACTGCTGTTGCTGTTCACAGCTCAATACTGGagatgtcagtttattttttctctAAGTCATATCCTTGAACATTGAGTATTTAATTActgtattatgtatatatactttCTAAGCGGTGTATTTATTTTCCCGAATTTCGCGGTATGTATATTTGCAGAAAACAATATACACGCGAATACAAATGCAGCATAAACTAATGTAAACACCTTTGAATAATTGTCTACAGAACTTAAAACTGTACATTCTGATCATCTGGTTTCCCTTTACATTACCTCATTCGAATAGTGAAACTGTGAAAACAACACATATGATCCATTCAGAAAATCAATTAAgaacaaaaggtaacaaataatGACCCAAGCCAAGTCTGACATTTGTAGTGTGTAACTACAAATTGATC
This is a stretch of genomic DNA from Mytilus trossulus isolate FHL-02 chromosome 6, PNRI_Mtr1.1.1.hap1, whole genome shotgun sequence. It encodes these proteins:
- the LOC134723605 gene encoding uncharacterized protein LOC134723605 gives rise to the protein MNTDAQIGPNHLHLPAQSDLPISRIRALQKLGGLQISLGVICGILGIVGAILSTTDMDSDCKKYNHYNSYYNCGNAHTIFVLNLIDMAFSGWFILTGCFPLFMTEQRKSSWKCLTIAFLVCNIISAVVFSSTVFSLAMVGISIAAFDNNTGSTGGVITVSAFLVILSFVEFIVAIVAASYCCCCSQLNTGDQQGVIFIDIAQSGMMYNMQNTSIATENQPGNYQMPIPHMQGYYGQQPTILPNNQQQPGHSHGNQMPIQGYYDQQAGNMIIKQQQQPGHSQGNQMPIQG